A window of Festucalex cinctus isolate MCC-2025b chromosome 6, RoL_Fcin_1.0, whole genome shotgun sequence contains these coding sequences:
- the acp5a gene encoding tartrate-resistant acid phosphatase type 5a → MAPILVAFVLAAIPAAYCYPTFQDLDGGQTNRTSIKFLALGDWGGVPYPPYMTMVQRATAHEMSNVAEQMGADFVLALGDNFYFKGVDRVESPRFKDTFEAVYTGKPLNVPWYVLAGNHDHAGNVKAQIEYTLKSARWNFPSYYYELDFRIPNTDKTLTIIMLDTVMLCGNSLDFEDEKPRGPSSAMDANRQVAWLKERLAHSKADFLLVAGHYPVWSVSEHGPTDCLLRRVRPLLLQYNATAYLCGHDHNLQYIEESGLGYIVSGAGNFLDPDVRHWNHVPKGSVKFFTGKPSTLGGFVHAEVTKNKMILTFYQAKGTSLYRTVLSSRNGK, encoded by the exons ATGGCACCGATACTGGTTGCCTTTGTGCTTGCTGCAATTCCTGCAGCCTACTGCTATCCTACCTTCCAAGACCTGGATGGGGGTCAGA CTAACAGGACCTCCATTAAGTTCCTGGCACTGGGAGACTGGGGAGGTGTGCCTTACCCTCCATACATGACTATGGTGCAACGGGCCACTGCTCATGAGATGAGTAACGTAGCAGAGCAGATGGGAGCGGACTTTGTTCTGGCCCTTGGCGATAACTTCTACTTTAAAGGTGTGGATCGAGTGGAGTCTCCGAGATTTAAG gacacCTTTGAGGCTGTGTACACAGGAAAGCCCCTCAATGTTCCCTGGTACGTTCTCGCTGGCAATCATGACCATGCAGGCAACGTCAAAGCCCAGATTGAATACACACTGAAATCTGCAAGATG gaacTTTCCTTCCTACTACTATGAGCTGGATTTCCGCATCCCCAACACGGACAAGACGTTGACCATCATCATGCTTGACACCGTGATGCTGTGTGGCAACTCTCTGGACTTTGAGGATGAGAAGCCCAGAGGCCCCTCGAGCGCGATGGATGCCAACCGGCAGGTGGCGTGGCTGAAAGAGAGATTGGCTCATTCCAAGGCCGATTTCCTCCTGGTGGCCGGTCACTACCCAGTGTGGTCGGTGTCCGAACACGGGCCCACCGATTGCCTCCTGCGGAGGGTTCGCCCACTGCTGCTTCAATACAACGCCACTGCCTACTTGTGCGGCCATGACCACAATCTACAG TACATTGAGGAGTCTGGGTTGGGCTACATCGTGAGCGGCGCTGGAAACTTCCTGGATCCGGATGTCCGCCACTGGAACCATGTCCCCAAAGGTTCCGTCAAGTTCTTCACTGGCAAGCCGTCCACGCTCGGTGGCTTTGTTCACGCAGAAGTCACGAAGAACAAGATGATACTCACCTTCTACCAGGCTAAAGGCACCTCTCTCTATCGCACGGTGCTCTCATCAAGGAATGGCAAATAG